TCAGCGACGAGGCGAGCGACGGCACCAGCAGTTGCAGGTTGTTGATCCAGTCACCCCAGCGGGCGGCCAGGATGCTGATCACCACGATCGCGCCGATCGAGCCACCCAGGTAGAGCAGGATGCCGGTCACGGTGGCGCCGATCTGGCTGCGGATCAGCACCCCGATGCCGACGCCGAACACGGCCCAGAGCAGGTACGCGAGCAGGTTCAACCCGATCGCCCGCCAGGCCGCGTCGTTGCCCAGTTGCGAGCCCACCCCCACGGCGTTCAGCACCGCCGCGCCGGCGATCAGGTTCAGCGCGGTGGTGACCAGCCAGAACAGCAGCGCCAGCACACCGGCCGCGGCCAGCTTGGCGCTCATCACCGCGGTGCGGTGCGGCGTGGTGAGGAACGTGGTGGTCACCGTCTGGTGGAAGAACTCGCTGGTCACCACGATGATGCCGAGCAGCATCACGATCAGCAGGCCGAAGAACTGCC
Above is a window of Micromonospora coriariae DNA encoding:
- a CDS encoding ABC transporter permease subunit, with the protein product MNLIRAELLKIRTTNTWWIFALISLPLWALTLLINWLQADALTSNNIGDLSSEQAAQFEAAASPDALSSNLFTTGQFFGLLIVMLLGIIVVTSEFFHQTVTTTFLTTPHRTAVMSAKLAAAGVLALLFWLVTTALNLIAGAAVLNAVGVGSQLGNDAAWRAIGLNLLAYLLWAVFGVGIGVLIRSQIGATVTGILLYLGGSIGAIVVISILAARWGDWINNLQLLVPSLASSLMVTGADIPGNPPRWAGALVLVGYAVITGLVGTLLMRRRDIS